In the genome of Streptosporangium lutulentum, one region contains:
- a CDS encoding chorismate pyruvate-lyase family protein yields MVLEQDGSTTRILSALVGVRLQLRTLTQDLAPSAQALPQKTRVALSLSAHQKVVVRTSELRTPVGLVVSRNRVIMVGSHPMIGEIIARPDHPLGLVLRAHQVEQHRQLLDAGIRAVSWEADEKAVISMWRSYFISIDGKPVLWIEEMFCPRFVPVLEAFPRSLSPSPLPAVAKTTASAVLAGQTA; encoded by the coding sequence ATGGTGCTCGAGCAGGATGGCTCGACCACACGCATACTCAGCGCGCTGGTGGGCGTTCGGCTACAGCTGCGAACCCTCACCCAGGACCTGGCCCCTTCGGCCCAGGCCTTACCGCAAAAAACCCGTGTCGCACTGAGTCTGAGCGCCCACCAAAAGGTGGTCGTGCGCACGTCGGAGCTACGCACTCCTGTCGGCCTGGTGGTCTCCCGCAACCGAGTGATCATGGTGGGATCACACCCGATGATCGGTGAGATCATCGCCCGGCCTGACCATCCGCTGGGACTGGTGCTACGCGCTCACCAGGTCGAGCAGCATCGGCAACTCCTCGATGCGGGGATCCGGGCCGTGTCCTGGGAAGCCGACGAGAAGGCGGTGATCAGCATGTGGCGGTCCTACTTCATCTCCATCGACGGGAAGCCGGTGCTGTGGATCGAGGAGATGTTCTGCCCGCGTTTCGTGCCGGTCTTGGAGGCCTTCCCGCGCTCCCTCTCCCCGTCGCCGCTACCTGCGGTTGCCAAGACGACAGCCAGTGCCGTCTTGGCCGGGCAGACTGCATGA
- a CDS encoding SAM-dependent methyltransferase has product MSSAPWSASDTSGPSRGGLYNYLLGNESYYKEVDKEAAEWVVASGPALKRHMVEVAHANREFIARVVRYMVKECGTLQFLDVGSGQIGDVSVHRVAQAAAREVGLEGIRVVYADNDPNVFASAKIEFASDKNTIFIVGNPLAPKNILDHPDTTRFLDFNSPICVILAGMVHFIMDPDDPQGIIDRIMWQVPVGSHLVINHLSSDGLDPEVGERVRALFREMNVPVDFRTIRDIENLFGNLEMLEPGVVDVEAWRPEKPVGERHPMPTKGGVGRKVR; this is encoded by the coding sequence ATGAGTTCTGCTCCATGGTCTGCATCTGACACATCGGGGCCGTCACGTGGAGGCCTTTATAATTACCTCCTTGGCAACGAGAGTTATTATAAAGAAGTTGATAAGGAGGCGGCTGAATGGGTGGTTGCTTCCGGCCCGGCGTTGAAAAGACATATGGTAGAAGTAGCTCACGCGAATCGAGAGTTCATCGCGCGAGTGGTTCGTTATATGGTGAAAGAGTGCGGGACATTACAGTTTTTGGACGTCGGTTCAGGCCAAATAGGCGACGTGAGTGTCCATAGAGTGGCCCAGGCTGCCGCCCGGGAGGTTGGTTTAGAGGGCATACGAGTTGTCTACGCAGATAACGATCCGAATGTTTTTGCCTCAGCGAAAATTGAATTTGCCAGTGACAAAAACACCATTTTCATCGTCGGAAACCCTTTGGCTCCGAAAAATATTCTCGACCACCCGGACACCACGCGGTTCTTAGACTTTAATAGTCCCATCTGCGTCATACTCGCAGGCATGGTTCACTTCATTATGGATCCCGACGATCCGCAAGGAATCATCGATCGAATTATGTGGCAGGTGCCCGTCGGCAGCCACCTCGTCATCAATCACCTTTCCTCTGACGGTCTCGACCCCGAGGTCGGAGAACGTGTTCGCGCTCTCTTTCGTGAGATGAATGTACCCGTCGATTTTCGGACGATCCGGGACATTGAAAACCTTTTTGGAAATCTAGAAATGCTGGAGCCCGGCGTGGTCGATGTGGAAGCATGGCGGCCGGAGAAGCCCGTCGGTGAAAGACACCCCATGCCGACAAAAGGCGGGGTAGGTCGCAAGGTTCGATGA
- a CDS encoding AfsR/SARP family transcriptional regulator, with protein MRFEILRRTAVFVDDAADAVNLSAAQRRAMAALLVAGPHGMSADRLMGAIWEDDLDHTGPLKTLLSALRPLLGGRLPKGSAGSYRLVLAPNDTIDVTHFRALVDDAKAASSAGDQARAVKALQAALDLWGDDPPLEDVSTTVDRLSQYRVDLLLERQRAVLTLLQARLDHGEHHTLVTDVQRALSDDPLSEPLYLILMTALYRSGRRAQALEQFEIASAVILRNTGYGPGTDLQRLNDQIAADTPPDVPPSSASPSPSASPAPVAEATAYPLAQLPSDVVDFTGRAQEIADLVAFLRPDPKRHGVPVAVISGSPGAGKTTLAVHVGHLLHDDYPGGQIWVDMAATSDRPPSTSDVLAELLSTLGVASRDLPSSTTQRSALVRSLLAQRRVLLLIDDVAAVHQVQLLLPGSASSAVILTSRIRLAGSGIRPIRLEPLNTVEARNLLTQIIGSARVAAEPEATDKVLKICSGLPLAVRIVGARLSIQDGWSIDYLANRLSNRLSELTVDGWGVSASIADSYHALPGDAQRAFRILSLAGPGDWPMWVAAMLLGVEDAEPVLETLVLHSLLTPSRVDTLGQPRYRLHDLLREYGAMRLTEYEHIPERDVTVERLIMGWLELAAAADVSITSEPYFPPLVTMKGPFAPKQSLSLIADDPGGWFNAEITNILSVIRLACQEKRHRLAYGVAMRASSYLVREERLTDAEDMWRDVVQAAVAAADVGIIASARLRLASLIIRQPGGLRRALPLMDTCIIAVARQSDRRVLTRALALRAACRYQITVAEQGSAGDDVSFGPYLELACIDAQRALALARMLATSHAESISLCILALVASLRGHHDEAISLGHQAVTVSKTIGTAPGDSGYELFALHALATTLLAAGQYSRALQICERGRTLAQAVRYTFGEAGFLELAGDVLAKMGHGVDAFNRYHEASRMYADDMAEQHRTRCWNKMMVAGAAR; from the coding sequence GTGCGCTTTGAGATCCTGAGACGGACCGCGGTTTTCGTCGACGACGCCGCCGACGCCGTGAACCTGTCTGCCGCGCAACGTCGAGCGATGGCAGCGCTGCTGGTAGCGGGCCCGCATGGCATGTCCGCTGACCGGTTGATGGGCGCAATTTGGGAAGACGATCTTGATCACACTGGCCCGTTAAAGACGCTACTGTCCGCGCTGCGTCCCCTGCTCGGCGGCCGTCTACCCAAAGGCAGTGCAGGTAGCTACCGCTTAGTCCTCGCGCCCAATGACACGATAGATGTGACGCACTTTCGCGCCTTGGTCGACGATGCTAAGGCGGCATCGAGCGCAGGCGACCAGGCGCGCGCGGTAAAGGCACTGCAAGCAGCACTCGACTTATGGGGCGACGACCCACCGTTGGAAGATGTCTCCACCACCGTCGACAGGCTGAGTCAATACCGGGTGGATTTGCTGCTGGAGCGCCAACGAGCTGTACTCACGCTTCTTCAAGCGCGGCTGGATCATGGTGAGCACCACACGCTGGTGACCGATGTGCAGCGCGCGCTGAGCGACGATCCGCTCTCAGAGCCGCTGTATCTCATCCTGATGACCGCGCTGTATCGCAGTGGGCGGCGTGCGCAAGCACTGGAGCAGTTCGAGATCGCCAGCGCCGTCATCCTGCGGAACACCGGCTATGGACCTGGAACGGATCTGCAGCGGCTCAATGACCAGATCGCCGCCGACACCCCTCCAGATGTCCCTCCTTCCTCTGCTTCGCCTTCGCCCTCTGCTTCGCCCGCGCCCGTAGCCGAGGCCACGGCCTATCCCCTGGCCCAGTTACCGTCGGACGTGGTGGATTTCACCGGCCGCGCCCAGGAGATCGCCGATCTTGTCGCGTTTTTGCGCCCTGACCCAAAGCGCCACGGTGTGCCGGTCGCTGTTATCAGCGGATCGCCGGGGGCCGGCAAGACCACGCTCGCCGTCCATGTTGGGCACCTTCTACACGATGATTACCCCGGTGGGCAGATCTGGGTGGACATGGCCGCGACGTCAGATCGGCCTCCGTCCACTAGTGACGTGCTGGCCGAGTTGTTGAGTACGCTCGGCGTCGCGTCTCGGGACCTGCCGTCGAGCACTACACAACGCAGTGCATTGGTGCGCTCGCTGCTCGCGCAGCGCCGCGTGCTATTGCTGATCGATGATGTCGCAGCGGTGCATCAGGTCCAGCTACTCCTGCCCGGTAGTGCCTCATCGGCGGTCATTCTGACCAGCCGTATCCGCCTGGCCGGCAGTGGCATCCGTCCGATCCGGCTAGAGCCGTTGAACACCGTTGAGGCGCGTAATCTGCTGACCCAGATTATCGGATCTGCGCGAGTGGCCGCCGAACCGGAGGCCACCGATAAAGTACTCAAAATCTGCAGCGGTCTGCCCTTGGCTGTGCGAATCGTGGGAGCTCGGCTATCCATCCAGGACGGGTGGAGCATCGACTATCTAGCGAATCGACTGAGTAATCGACTATCTGAGCTGACGGTAGATGGCTGGGGAGTGAGCGCAAGCATCGCCGACAGCTATCATGCGTTGCCCGGTGACGCGCAGAGAGCCTTTCGTATTTTGTCGCTGGCCGGACCTGGTGATTGGCCAATGTGGGTGGCTGCGATGTTGCTGGGAGTGGAAGATGCCGAACCGGTGCTGGAAACCTTGGTTTTGCACAGTCTCTTGACTCCCTCCCGCGTAGACACTCTGGGGCAACCGCGGTATCGATTGCATGATCTGCTGCGCGAATACGGCGCGATGCGGCTTACTGAGTATGAGCACATTCCCGAGCGTGACGTGACCGTTGAACGACTGATTATGGGATGGCTGGAATTGGCAGCCGCCGCTGATGTGAGCATCACCAGCGAGCCTTATTTTCCCCCTTTGGTGACAATGAAAGGCCCTTTTGCTCCGAAACAGTCTCTTTCTCTAATCGCAGATGATCCCGGCGGATGGTTTAACGCTGAAATCACCAATATATTGTCGGTTATCCGGCTGGCTTGCCAGGAGAAACGCCATCGCCTGGCCTATGGCGTGGCTATGAGGGCGTCTTCCTATCTGGTGCGCGAAGAGCGACTAACCGACGCCGAGGACATGTGGCGTGACGTCGTTCAAGCAGCGGTGGCGGCAGCGGATGTCGGAATCATTGCCAGCGCTCGGCTTCGGCTGGCCTCGTTGATCATCCGTCAACCTGGTGGCCTACGGCGAGCACTGCCGTTGATGGACACCTGCATCATCGCGGTCGCCCGGCAGAGCGATCGGCGAGTTTTGACCCGGGCATTGGCGCTACGGGCAGCCTGCCGCTATCAGATCACCGTCGCAGAGCAGGGTTCAGCCGGCGACGATGTGTCGTTCGGGCCTTACCTTGAGCTGGCCTGCATCGATGCCCAGCGGGCATTGGCACTGGCCCGTATGCTCGCCACTTCCCATGCCGAGTCGATCAGCCTGTGCATATTGGCGCTGGTGGCGAGTCTGCGTGGCCATCACGATGAGGCGATCAGCCTGGGGCACCAGGCCGTGACGGTGAGCAAAACCATCGGTACTGCACCCGGCGACAGCGGATACGAGCTTTTCGCGCTCCATGCACTAGCGACGACCCTCTTGGCCGCGGGCCAATACAGCAGAGCGCTTCAGATATGTGAGCGTGGCCGCACCCTGGCTCAGGCGGTGCGTTACACCTTCGGTGAAGCCGGATTCCTGGAACTGGCGGGCGACGTTCTAGCAAAAATGGGGCACGGGGTCGACGCCTTTAATCGCTATCACGAAGCATCGCGAATGTATGCCGACGATATGGCCGAACAACACCGCACTCGATGCTGGAACAAGATGATGGTCGCCGGTGCTGCTCGGTAA
- a CDS encoding cytochrome P450: MYYNPFDHALQENPYPTYARLRDEAPLYHNEDVDFWALSRYADVSPAFRNHGLYSNSHGVSLEMWDVAAQWGLEPTDLVGFLAMDPPQHNRMRALVSRAFNPSRVAGLEPAVRALTRQHLDSAFEAGSFNFTATIMAIPMDVISELLGIPHEDRAEIRQHLENIIGRGDGDTDLPDTFWVGVEALTTYYKALIAKRRAQPREDLISALVTANLDGEQLTDQEIVGVLTLLNAAGNETVTNLAGNAWYQAWRHPDQRAIAWAGNITGWIEETLRYDGPPQTMARQLTRDTVIYDTMVPAGARMLLIGASANRDERVFPDADRYDLTRDTTQTQMLAFGAGVHFCLGAVLARLQLRVICEELIARVSSYEIDETGITYTHSPTLRGFSTLPTTVSLR, translated from the coding sequence ATGTACTACAACCCGTTCGACCACGCACTGCAGGAAAATCCGTACCCGACCTACGCGCGGCTGCGAGATGAGGCACCGCTGTATCACAACGAAGATGTGGACTTCTGGGCACTGTCGCGCTATGCCGACGTCAGCCCCGCTTTCCGAAACCACGGTCTTTACTCCAACTCGCACGGCGTGAGCTTGGAGATGTGGGACGTGGCAGCGCAATGGGGTCTTGAGCCCACCGACCTCGTCGGTTTCCTCGCGATGGATCCACCTCAGCACAACCGCATGCGTGCCTTGGTCTCACGCGCATTCAACCCCTCCCGTGTGGCCGGCCTGGAGCCCGCCGTGCGCGCCCTCACCCGCCAGCACCTGGATAGCGCCTTCGAGGCAGGCAGCTTCAACTTCACCGCAACGATCATGGCCATCCCGATGGACGTCATCTCCGAGCTCCTAGGCATCCCGCACGAGGATCGGGCGGAAATCCGTCAGCATCTGGAAAACATCATCGGCCGCGGCGACGGCGACACAGACCTGCCGGACACGTTCTGGGTGGGCGTCGAGGCACTGACCACCTATTACAAGGCACTGATCGCCAAGCGGCGAGCACAGCCCCGCGAAGACCTCATCAGCGCACTGGTGACAGCCAACCTCGACGGAGAGCAGCTCACCGATCAAGAGATCGTCGGCGTCCTGACATTGCTCAACGCGGCCGGAAATGAGACGGTGACCAACCTCGCCGGCAACGCCTGGTATCAGGCCTGGCGCCACCCTGACCAGCGGGCAATCGCCTGGGCGGGCAACATCACCGGCTGGATCGAGGAGACCCTGCGCTACGACGGGCCCCCGCAGACAATGGCTCGCCAGCTCACCCGCGACACCGTCATATACGACACGATGGTCCCGGCGGGTGCCCGCATGCTGCTGATCGGCGCATCCGCCAATCGCGATGAGCGAGTCTTTCCCGACGCAGACCGCTACGACCTGACTCGCGACACCACTCAGACCCAAATGCTGGCGTTCGGTGCCGGAGTCCATTTCTGCCTCGGCGCGGTCCTGGCCCGGCTGCAGCTCCGGGTCATTTGCGAGGAGCTCATCGCCAGGGTGAGCAGCTATGAGATCGACGAGACGGGCATCACCTACACGCACTCGCCGACGCTCCGCGGCTTTTCCACCTTGCCCACCACGGTATCGCTGCGATAG